One part of the Microlunatus elymi genome encodes these proteins:
- a CDS encoding MarR family winged helix-turn-helix transcriptional regulator, with amino-acid sequence MVERANGTDADTEDRIAYQTRRLQQLLRRTGDATLQTIGLTLAQFTVLKIIGRSQDASSAQIARECNVSRQSLQDLIRTLRDRGYIQIAEQSRGGRSLPIRITPQGRTVLRKADRAMSRIEDRMVAGISERDVDRTVELLRRCAENLDAV; translated from the coding sequence ATGGTTGAGCGAGCGAACGGTACCGACGCCGACACCGAGGATCGGATCGCGTACCAGACCCGGCGGCTGCAGCAGCTGCTTCGGCGGACCGGCGATGCCACGTTGCAGACCATTGGGCTGACGCTCGCTCAGTTCACCGTGTTGAAGATCATCGGCCGGAGCCAGGATGCGTCGTCGGCGCAGATCGCCCGGGAGTGCAACGTCAGCCGCCAGTCGCTGCAGGATCTGATCCGCACCTTGCGCGACCGGGGCTACATCCAGATCGCCGAGCAATCGCGGGGCGGCCGGTCGCTGCCGATCCGGATCACCCCGCAGGGCCGCACGGTGCTGCGCAAGGCTGATCGTGCGATGAGCCGGATCGAGGACCGGATGGTGGCCGGCATCAGTGAACGCGACGTCGATCGTACGGTGGAACTGCTTCGCCGCTGTGCGGAGAACCTGGACGCGGTCTGA